The Thermoleophilia bacterium sequence TCAAGAGCGGGTGTCAACTGCTTAATCGCCTCTTCGAGGGTCTCGACGGCGTCTTCACCGGAGCGCTCGGCGACGATGGCGAGCGCGTCATACGTGATGCGCTCGGCGGTCGACTTCTTGCCGTGGAGCATGACCTTATTGATCATCTGCTGGACCAGACGGCTGCGGTACTTGGTATCGGCCTCTACCGGCCGAATCGTTGCTGCGGAACGGCGTGCCATCAGCTCGCCTTGACTCCGTAGCGGGAGCGCGCCTGCTTGCGGTCGGAGACTCCGGCCGCGTCGAGCGTGCCGCGCACGACCTTGTAACGAACACCGGGAAGATCCTTGACTCGACCGCCCCTGATCAGGACGACGGAGTGCTCCTGGAGATTGTGTCCCTCTCCGGGGATGTAAGCCGTTACTTCCATGCCGTGGGCCAAGCGAACTCGCGCAATCTTCCGGAGAGCCGAGTTCGGCTTCTTCGGGGTGACGGTCGCAACACGGGTGCAGACGCCACGCCTCTGGGGAGCGGCGACTTTCTTCTTGTTGCCCTGCCCTGACTTGAGACCAGGGGTAGTGACCTTCTTCTTGGGCCTCTTGCGACCCTTGCGTACAAGTTGATTGGTATTAGGCACGGCGGCGAATACTACAGGAACTGCCAGGACTCGCTGCCCCGGCCAAATCGAGATCATTACGTGATGGGGAAAAAGCCACTACTCGCCGTCGACGTAGACGGGGTCATCAGCCTTTTTGGCTTTGAGCAAGCTCCGTCCGGGCCTGGATTCCGGTTTGAGTTGATCGACGGTACTCCGCACTTCATCTCGGTCGAGGCCGGCAAGCGGCTGAACCGGCTCAGTGACTGCTTCGAGCTGGTCTGGGCGACCGGCTGGCAGGATCGGGCGAACGACCACCTGCCGACGATCACCGGGATCGGCCCGCTGCCCGTGATCGAGTTCGACCGGGGCGGCCCCGTGCCGGAACGCTTCGGCTCGGCCCACTGGAAGCTGGCGCCGCTCGATGCCTACGCCAATGATCGCGCAATCGCCTGGATCGACGATTCCTTCGACGAAAGCTGCCTTGAATGGGCCCGGGTGCGGGAGGCCGCCGGTCACCCCACCCTGCTTGTCCCGACCGAACCGCAGATCGGCCTCGAAGAAGCGCACGTGGCGACGCTGGAAATCTGGGTTGCGGACCTCGAGGCAAGCTACACTTGAAACGTGGAAGGTTTGTGGCCATTTCTATTTCTGCTGGTCATCCTGAAGGTTCCGATCATCGGGACGATCTACCTGCTCTGGTGGGCGGCACAGCCGCCCGAGGTCGAGACCGCGGAAGACGAAGGCAGCAGTGACGACCGTGGACGCCGCCACCCGATGCCGGGATTCCCGAGGGGACCGCGCCGCGATCCGCATGGTGGCGGGGCCAGGCCGGTCGCCGACCCCCCGCACGAGGGCCGGATCCGTCAGCCGGAGCCGACGCGCACCTTCGACCGCTCGCGCTCGCGCGACATCGTCCGCAAGTAAGGGTCGAAGTCGACTTGAATCGTGTGGCGCTTCGAAGTGACGTAGCGCCGCTTCATCGCTGACTGTTCCCGGGCGACTTCGCGGGCCATGGTCGCGCGGTCGGGCAATGTGCACTCGTCGTTGATCAGTTCGGCGATCCACTCGGACTGAGCCTCAGCCAGCGGCATGATCGCCCCCAGCGGCTGGATCAGCCCGATGAAGTAGAGGCCCGGATGGTCGATCGAGGCGACCCGGTGGTACAGGTTCACCTGGTTGTCCTGTGTGCTGATCACGTCGTTGTCGAAGAA is a genomic window containing:
- the rpsL gene encoding 30S ribosomal protein S12; its protein translation is MPNTNQLVRKGRKRPKKKVTTPGLKSGQGNKKKVAAPQRRGVCTRVATVTPKKPNSALRKIARVRLAHGMEVTAYIPGEGHNLQEHSVVLIRGGRVKDLPGVRYKVVRGTLDAAGVSDRKQARSRYGVKAS